One window of Herpetosiphon gulosus genomic DNA carries:
- a CDS encoding glycosyltransferase family 2 protein — protein MSHSIDILIPNYNGASLLAACLESLRHQTRRDFLITVIDDASPDGSVPALQAAYPEVNWLIQPENQGFVAAVNRGFQATSAPWVILLNNDTEVEPNFVAALIDTLERFPTYDFAAAKMLLYNQPDHLHTTGDGYNWDGVPWSRGVWQVDRGQYDAISEVFGPCAGAAAYKRTSLQQLVNQHGHLLDPLLVMYCEDVDLNLRARRAGMRTLFVPQARVLHHLSATGGGVRASYYCGRNFIVLWLRHMPVQAWPYALPAFLWSQLTIFGQALRHWRGEAARARLRGQWAGLRLIPQIWRERTLATAEAQRLLAWLGR, from the coding sequence ATGAGCCATAGCATCGACATTTTGATTCCGAACTATAACGGAGCTAGCTTATTGGCTGCCTGCCTTGAAAGCTTGCGCCACCAAACCCGCCGCGATTTTCTGATAACGGTGATTGATGATGCCTCACCTGATGGGAGCGTTCCCGCTTTGCAGGCCGCTTATCCCGAGGTCAATTGGCTAATTCAACCCGAAAACCAAGGCTTTGTCGCGGCAGTTAATCGCGGTTTTCAGGCAACCAGTGCGCCTTGGGTTATCTTGCTTAATAATGATACTGAAGTTGAGCCAAACTTTGTTGCAGCATTAATTGATACGCTTGAGCGTTTTCCAACCTATGATTTTGCTGCCGCCAAAATGCTGCTCTACAATCAACCTGACCATTTACATACCACGGGCGATGGCTATAATTGGGATGGCGTGCCCTGGAGTCGCGGGGTTTGGCAAGTTGATCGTGGTCAGTATGATGCAATCAGCGAGGTTTTTGGGCCATGCGCTGGGGCAGCGGCCTACAAACGCACTAGTTTGCAACAACTCGTCAATCAACATGGACACTTGCTTGATCCATTGTTAGTGATGTATTGCGAAGATGTTGATCTCAATTTGCGGGCACGGCGAGCCGGAATGCGCACCCTATTTGTACCTCAAGCGCGGGTGCTGCATCATTTGAGCGCTACTGGTGGCGGAGTACGAGCTAGCTATTATTGTGGGCGTAATTTTATTGTGCTGTGGTTGCGCCATATGCCAGTGCAAGCTTGGCCGTATGCCTTGCCAGCCTTTTTGTGGTCGCAACTGACGATTTTTGGGCAAGCCCTACGCCATTGGCGCGGCGAAGCTGCCCGTGCTCGCTTACGTGGTCAATGGGCTGGTTTGCGGCTCATTCCCCAAATTTGGCGTGAACGAACGTTAGCCACAGCAGAAGCACAGCGGCTGCTTGCTTGGCTTGGACGATAG
- a CDS encoding MFS transporter, giving the protein MATRTSGQAVALTGLSVMVMMTFSHAMNDMWTSLLAPLLPSIRDTYQVSIGQTGILVAILSFAGSMLQPLLGAVGDYIDRRWLAAFGPVLTAIGLTLIGYVPNFFMLGALIMLGGLGSAIFHPAGAAYIAMGANPHQRGLFVSIFSAGGTVGMAFGPLIAAQFDLVSLPYLLPVGIAVGVLTFFMIPSAVQNRSQPKTLRDYISVFQGPLRWLWFMSVLRSLSSVSYSSLLGFMLRDRFDQAMADAHVGPTLAVFNIASAVGGIIGGRISDRVGRTVVLRSSILSTIPLFIGLVLSSPLDWWYYPLTAVVGAMVMANIPVSIVTAQEYAPQHIATASAMMMGFAWGTSGVLYPIIGSLADWTSPTWAMIAAIGLLLPAFFITVRLPEPERTTTIG; this is encoded by the coding sequence ATGGCAACGCGGACAAGTGGGCAGGCTGTCGCTCTGACAGGCCTTTCGGTCATGGTGATGATGACATTTTCGCATGCCATGAATGATATGTGGACTTCACTATTAGCGCCCTTGCTGCCAAGCATTCGCGATACCTATCAGGTGAGTATTGGTCAAACTGGAATTTTGGTGGCAATTTTGTCGTTTGCTGGTTCGATGCTTCAGCCGTTGCTTGGTGCGGTTGGCGATTATATTGATCGGCGCTGGCTGGCGGCGTTTGGTCCTGTGCTGACGGCGATTGGCCTAACCTTGATTGGCTATGTGCCTAATTTCTTTATGTTGGGCGCGTTGATTATGCTTGGTGGTTTGGGTAGCGCGATTTTTCACCCAGCAGGGGCAGCCTATATCGCCATGGGTGCGAATCCCCATCAACGCGGGCTATTTGTTTCAATCTTTTCGGCTGGCGGCACGGTTGGCATGGCCTTTGGACCGTTGATTGCTGCCCAGTTTGATTTGGTGAGTTTGCCCTATTTGCTGCCCGTAGGGATTGCAGTTGGGGTTTTGACCTTTTTTATGATTCCTTCGGCGGTCCAAAATCGTAGCCAGCCCAAAACGTTGCGCGATTATATCAGCGTTTTTCAGGGGCCGTTGCGCTGGCTTTGGTTTATGAGCGTGTTGCGTTCGCTTTCGAGCGTTTCCTATAGCAGCTTGTTGGGTTTTATGCTGCGCGATCGCTTTGATCAAGCCATGGCTGATGCCCATGTTGGCCCAACTTTGGCGGTTTTCAATATTGCCTCAGCGGTTGGCGGCATTATTGGCGGGCGAATTTCCGATCGGGTTGGGCGTACAGTGGTGTTGCGTTCAAGTATTTTGAGCACAATTCCGCTGTTTATTGGCTTAGTGCTATCATCGCCGTTGGATTGGTGGTATTACCCCTTGACGGCGGTGGTTGGTGCAATGGTGATGGCTAATATTCCAGTCTCGATTGTCACGGCGCAGGAATATGCACCGCAGCACATTGCTACTGCCAGCGCCATGATGATGGGCTTTGCTTGGGGTACGTCGGGCGTGCTTTATCCAATTATTGGTAGTTTGGCTGACTGGACTTCGCCAACCTGGGCCATGATTGCCGCGATCGGCTTGTTGCTGCCAGCCTTCTTTATTACGGTGCGCCTGCCCGAGCCTGAACGCACGACGACGATTGGCTAG
- a CDS encoding CCA tRNA nucleotidyltransferase, with protein MLYDLNSFLRQASPVLQQRLQWLIQTANTHNCACYLVGGCVRDWLLERPVGDIDVVVEGDAIALAKVWAAVWPDQLHTHPPFGTATLSWQDSSLDLISARSEYYPQPAALPVVSFANLAADLARRDFTINCLALRLINQPTELIDPQHGYADLQHGLIRVLHDLSFINDPTRILRAIRFAARLNFELEPQTAILLQHALPWLDQTTPARLWNELGLLLTEPSALVALSLADSWGVLNQLFGSGGWSASLNQQAQTLLANQSDQQLAIVWLLLMSQLAPSAAQTQTQRFSLPKPIRLMVEQWPQLVAFEATLSQTTLSAGQLDRLLSPFEPLLLEVWASNQATSIQHQIKYYLQYLRPIASILTGRDLQAQGIPAGPNYKTLLAEARERQLDQFEQANPNLC; from the coding sequence ATGTTGTATGATTTAAATTCTTTTTTGCGCCAAGCAAGCCCTGTATTGCAACAACGCTTGCAATGGTTAATCCAAACTGCTAATACTCATAATTGCGCCTGCTATCTGGTTGGTGGTTGTGTTCGCGATTGGTTATTGGAGCGACCAGTTGGTGATATTGATGTTGTGGTTGAAGGCGATGCTATCGCGCTGGCCAAGGTTTGGGCCGCCGTTTGGCCGGATCAACTGCATACCCACCCCCCTTTTGGCACTGCAACCCTGAGTTGGCAGGATAGTAGCTTGGATTTAATTTCAGCCCGCAGTGAATATTACCCTCAACCTGCGGCCTTGCCAGTCGTCAGTTTTGCCAATTTAGCTGCTGATTTGGCTCGCCGCGATTTTACGATCAATTGTCTGGCTTTACGCTTGATCAACCAACCAACCGAATTAATTGATCCACAACATGGCTATGCTGATCTCCAGCATGGTTTGATTCGGGTATTGCATGATCTGAGTTTTATCAATGATCCAACCCGCATTCTCCGTGCAATTCGCTTTGCTGCGCGTTTGAATTTTGAACTTGAGCCGCAGACCGCTATATTGTTGCAACACGCCTTGCCATGGCTTGATCAAACTACGCCTGCTCGTTTGTGGAATGAATTAGGTTTGTTGTTAACTGAGCCGAGTGCCTTAGTAGCATTAAGTTTGGCTGATAGTTGGGGTGTGCTCAATCAATTATTTGGCTCTGGTGGTTGGTCAGCCAGCCTTAATCAACAGGCGCAAACGTTGCTTGCCAATCAGTCCGATCAGCAATTAGCGATCGTGTGGTTGCTGTTGATGAGCCAATTAGCCCCCAGCGCGGCCCAAACCCAAACCCAGCGCTTTAGTTTGCCCAAACCGATTCGCTTGATGGTTGAGCAATGGCCGCAATTAGTGGCATTTGAGGCAACGTTATCCCAAACCACGCTCTCGGCAGGCCAACTTGATCGCTTGCTTAGCCCATTTGAACCGTTACTGCTCGAGGTATGGGCGAGTAATCAAGCAACATCAATTCAACACCAAATTAAGTATTATCTGCAATACTTACGGCCAATTGCTAGCATATTGACTGGGCGTGATCTACAAGCCCAAGGGATTCCTGCTGGCCCAAATTACAAAACCTTGCTGGCCGAGGCACGGGAACGCCAACTTGATCAATTTGAACAAGCGAACCCCAATCTTTGCTAA
- a CDS encoding S8 family serine peptidase codes for MKHRYTRLATVLALLTMLAGNLSANNVTRAAEPLKPAVETATDSVQVNQASANRSSKPTIAPLYGDFPKSGKVKVIVQFHDAPLATYAGEVKGLKATANAQTGRTKLDVKTAESQAYLKYLDAQHASFLKDVQAKSNQIKQISDYQVALNGMFLDVDVSAITILRNHPDVASVEIAKVEKLDTDSSNQFIGTPSFWQNLGGGSTGTNAGEDIVIGVIDSGIYNPSSVLTSTGIHPSLRDPSPVGGDYSAWPGGYKGVCAPTMPPGQQPDNSFGPCNDKLIGAWWYNGGGIANDGEVDSPMDEDGHGTHTATTAGGNGGTASPFGTVSGVAPRARIIAYKVCWEEDPAISDDGGCNGGDSVSAINQALIDGVDVLNYSISGGNSPWTDGVEIAFRNANAAGVIVSASAGNAGTVGSVAHNSPWLITVAASTQAREFKGYVTNLSGGTGTAPSPLVGASLYPGSVTGQIKLAPVQAGETVAPSLCLEAYAPGTFQATDIVICRRGQIARVLKYSNVFAGGAGGGILVNANNNEGLVADFCTKVCIHLEKNATLESAAGDDLITYVQSGTVNGQADGGVKIMGAGDKMAGFSSMGPSPIKNVLKPDVTLIGVDVNAGHTAFVWDDGFADGELFQVIGGTSMSSPHNAGVTALMRQKYPTWTPFEIKSALMTTAKTSVVKPDGVTAADPFNMGAGRVDLTKVFNAGLVLDETIPNFINANPSAGGNPATLNIASAANESCPVECTWTRTVKNTLNVAATWNVSGSTSPVTVTATPASFTIPAGGTQVITIKADVRGQPIDGVWKFGEFRLTEAASLAPAVHFPIAVKASAGGVPDSVSATTRRDSGMVTAGGFSALNVTNLTIREFGLTKGVRATEVITGDTTNGNPYDSLTNGVFYRALQVPAGASKFVAKITDTASEDIDLFVVRDANGDGIPQAGEQVAESATSSAYETVTINNPAAGNYIVVVQNWQASPAAPDSTTVDIYYVPGSNLGNWDVVGPNTVSGSEPFSVDIHWDEPSLEAGDVWFGEFDLGTSPASPGSIGRTTFTLEVLEPEVSVDVSDTMVDVGEYVTYTVAISNYSAMNDTFYVTSTLPVGLEVDVSSLPAGASYNAASRTVTWSGLVNAAETGYTFSDSRDGGVAFDNFDVSADANAIAICAAVSTSCDETAPNFTLGTFLVRAYDVNYGAVRPWSNGLIQFDPTLPSGNTNYVAQDMPNSATPNGVYAGLWTDLDLDGTSATDTGGGEYYILIVDGVNPNDPTVPYVAVEYEDAQQFDAPTSNLNFTNYARADGIESEFCTVYGSLTGNLTTFADGVAVGIENLTGTVGNTYYYSGDSSTAANLPTAGATICTSLGAGEPGLRTFSYRARATQAGTLTNNLEYSSAADSNTGTEAVAIEAVQAVFKIFMPLVGRSS; via the coding sequence GTGAAACATCGTTACACTCGTTTAGCAACGGTCTTAGCGTTGTTAACCATGTTAGCGGGCAATTTGAGCGCTAACAATGTCACACGGGCGGCAGAACCCCTCAAGCCCGCTGTGGAAACGGCCACTGATTCGGTTCAGGTGAACCAAGCCAGTGCTAATCGTTCAAGCAAGCCCACAATTGCCCCATTGTATGGTGATTTCCCCAAGTCTGGCAAAGTTAAAGTTATTGTTCAATTCCACGATGCTCCGTTGGCAACCTATGCTGGCGAAGTTAAGGGTTTGAAGGCTACCGCCAATGCGCAAACTGGCCGCACCAAGCTTGATGTCAAGACGGCTGAATCCCAAGCCTACTTGAAATATCTTGATGCTCAGCACGCCAGCTTCCTCAAAGATGTCCAAGCCAAATCAAACCAAATCAAACAAATTTCTGATTATCAAGTCGCCTTGAACGGGATGTTCTTGGATGTTGATGTTTCAGCGATTACCATATTGCGCAACCACCCTGATGTTGCATCAGTTGAAATTGCCAAAGTTGAAAAACTCGATACAGATAGCAGCAACCAATTCATTGGTACGCCAAGTTTTTGGCAAAACCTTGGTGGTGGCAGCACTGGCACGAACGCTGGTGAAGACATTGTGATTGGGGTGATCGATAGCGGTATCTACAACCCTTCAAGTGTTTTGACCTCAACTGGTATTCACCCATCATTGCGCGATCCATCACCAGTTGGTGGCGATTACAGCGCATGGCCAGGTGGCTACAAAGGCGTTTGTGCTCCAACGATGCCTCCAGGTCAACAGCCAGATAATAGCTTTGGCCCTTGTAACGACAAACTGATCGGGGCTTGGTGGTATAACGGTGGCGGTATCGCCAATGACGGTGAAGTTGATTCACCAATGGATGAAGATGGCCACGGTACGCACACCGCTACCACTGCTGGTGGTAATGGTGGCACTGCTTCGCCATTCGGCACCGTCTCGGGCGTGGCTCCTCGCGCTCGGATCATCGCCTACAAAGTTTGTTGGGAAGAAGATCCAGCAATTAGCGATGACGGCGGTTGTAACGGTGGCGACTCAGTTTCAGCTATCAACCAAGCCTTGATTGACGGCGTTGATGTGTTGAACTACTCGATCAGTGGTGGTAACTCACCATGGACTGATGGGGTTGAAATTGCATTCCGTAACGCTAACGCTGCTGGCGTGATTGTTAGCGCCTCAGCTGGTAACGCTGGTACGGTTGGTAGCGTCGCTCACAACTCACCATGGTTGATCACGGTTGCTGCCAGCACCCAAGCCCGCGAATTCAAAGGCTATGTGACCAACTTGAGCGGTGGCACGGGCACAGCTCCATCACCACTGGTTGGTGCTTCACTCTACCCAGGTTCAGTGACTGGTCAAATCAAGTTGGCTCCAGTCCAAGCAGGCGAAACAGTTGCCCCAAGTTTGTGTTTAGAAGCATATGCGCCTGGTACTTTCCAAGCAACCGATATCGTGATTTGTCGCCGCGGACAAATTGCACGGGTGCTTAAGTATTCTAATGTATTTGCTGGTGGTGCTGGTGGCGGGATTCTTGTTAATGCCAATAATAATGAGGGTCTGGTCGCTGACTTCTGTACTAAAGTTTGTATCCACCTCGAAAAGAATGCAACTTTGGAAAGCGCTGCTGGTGACGATCTAATTACCTATGTTCAATCAGGCACTGTCAATGGCCAAGCCGATGGTGGTGTAAAGATTATGGGCGCTGGCGATAAGATGGCCGGCTTTAGCTCAATGGGTCCTTCGCCGATCAAGAACGTGCTCAAACCAGACGTAACCTTGATCGGTGTTGATGTCAACGCTGGTCATACCGCATTCGTTTGGGATGATGGCTTCGCTGATGGCGAATTGTTCCAAGTTATTGGCGGTACATCAATGTCAAGCCCGCACAATGCTGGCGTGACCGCTTTGATGCGCCAAAAATACCCAACTTGGACTCCATTTGAAATCAAATCGGCCTTGATGACGACTGCTAAGACCAGCGTTGTTAAACCTGATGGCGTAACCGCTGCTGATCCATTCAACATGGGTGCTGGCCGTGTCGATTTGACCAAAGTATTCAATGCTGGTTTGGTGCTTGATGAAACCATTCCAAACTTCATCAATGCGAACCCATCAGCTGGTGGCAACCCTGCAACCTTGAACATTGCAAGTGCTGCTAACGAATCGTGCCCAGTCGAATGTACCTGGACACGGACGGTCAAGAACACCTTGAACGTTGCAGCAACTTGGAATGTTAGTGGCTCAACCTCGCCTGTAACGGTAACTGCAACTCCAGCCAGCTTCACCATTCCTGCTGGTGGAACCCAGGTGATCACGATCAAGGCGGACGTTCGTGGTCAACCAATCGATGGCGTTTGGAAGTTTGGCGAATTCCGCTTGACCGAAGCTGCAAGCCTTGCCCCAGCCGTCCACTTCCCAATTGCCGTCAAGGCCAGCGCTGGTGGCGTGCCCGATAGTGTTTCAGCAACCACCCGCCGCGATAGTGGCATGGTGACCGCTGGTGGCTTTAGCGCCCTCAACGTGACCAACCTGACCATCCGCGAATTTGGCTTGACCAAGGGTGTTCGCGCAACCGAAGTTATCACTGGCGATACCACCAACGGTAACCCATACGATAGCTTGACCAACGGTGTCTTCTATCGTGCCTTGCAAGTTCCTGCTGGCGCAAGCAAGTTTGTCGCGAAGATCACCGATACGGCCTCAGAAGACATCGACTTGTTTGTTGTCCGCGATGCTAACGGCGACGGCATTCCTCAAGCTGGCGAACAAGTTGCTGAATCAGCAACCTCATCGGCTTACGAAACTGTCACAATCAACAACCCTGCTGCTGGCAACTACATTGTGGTTGTTCAAAACTGGCAAGCTTCACCTGCTGCTCCCGACTCAACCACGGTTGATATCTACTATGTCCCTGGTAGCAATCTTGGCAACTGGGATGTTGTTGGTCCAAACACCGTTTCAGGTAGCGAACCATTCAGTGTTGATATTCACTGGGATGAGCCAAGCCTCGAAGCTGGCGATGTCTGGTTCGGCGAATTCGACCTTGGCACCAGCCCAGCTAGCCCAGGTAGCATTGGCCGCACTACCTTCACCCTCGAAGTCTTGGAACCAGAAGTCAGTGTTGATGTTAGCGATACCATGGTTGATGTTGGTGAATATGTCACCTACACCGTGGCAATCTCTAACTACAGTGCAATGAACGATACCTTCTATGTAACCAGCACCTTGCCAGTTGGCTTGGAAGTTGACGTGAGCAGCTTGCCTGCTGGCGCTAGCTACAACGCTGCAAGCCGCACGGTTACTTGGAGCGGTTTGGTCAATGCCGCTGAAACTGGTTATACCTTCAGCGATAGCCGCGATGGTGGCGTAGCATTCGATAACTTCGATGTTTCAGCCGATGCCAACGCGATTGCAATTTGTGCTGCTGTCAGTACGAGCTGTGACGAAACTGCACCAAACTTCACCTTAGGCACGTTCCTGGTTCGGGCCTATGATGTGAACTATGGTGCTGTTCGCCCATGGAGCAACGGTCTGATTCAATTCGACCCAACGCTTCCATCTGGCAATACTAACTATGTTGCCCAAGATATGCCAAACTCAGCAACTCCTAACGGGGTGTACGCTGGCCTTTGGACGGACTTGGACTTGGATGGTACTTCAGCTACCGATACTGGTGGTGGTGAGTATTACATCTTGATTGTTGATGGGGTCAATCCAAACGATCCAACTGTACCGTATGTTGCAGTTGAATACGAAGACGCTCAACAATTTGATGCTCCTACTTCGAACCTCAACTTTACCAACTATGCCCGCGCCGATGGCATTGAGTCAGAGTTCTGTACCGTTTACGGTTCGCTCACTGGCAACTTGACCACCTTCGCTGACGGTGTAGCAGTTGGGATCGAAAACTTGACTGGTACGGTTGGCAACACCTACTACTATAGTGGTGATAGCTCAACCGCCGCCAACTTGCCAACCGCAGGTGCAACCATTTGTACCTCGTTGGGTGCTGGCGAACCAGGCTTGCGCACGTTCAGCTACCGCGCTCGCGCAACCCAAGCTGGAACCTTGACCAATAACCTTGAATATAGCTCAGCCGCTGATAGCAATACCGGCACTGAAGCTGTGGCTATCGAAGCAGTTCAAGCAGTGTTCAAGATCTTCATGCCATTGGTTGGCCGTTCGTCGTAA
- a CDS encoding glutamine amidotransferase produces the protein MYNLTIAHLYPEQMNIYGDRGNIITLRQRCAWREITTTLIPVMPGSSIDWQSVDLAFFGGGQDSGQALIAADFVEHQAEPLRRAAETGMVLLAICGGYQLLGHYFLTHTGEKLPGIGLLDVHTVGSTQRLIGNLLIEANWGTGRQTLVGFENHSGGTFLGKGVKPLGKVLAGHGNNGQDGSEGAVWQNVIGCYMHGSLLPKNPHFADHLLELALQRRHGASATLSPLDDQLELAAHNTMVERLQH, from the coding sequence ATGTACAACCTGACGATTGCGCATCTATACCCTGAGCAAATGAATATCTATGGTGATCGTGGGAATATCATCACCTTACGACAGCGCTGTGCATGGCGTGAGATTACAACAACCCTGATTCCGGTGATGCCAGGCAGCAGCATCGATTGGCAAAGTGTCGATTTGGCTTTTTTTGGCGGGGGTCAAGATAGCGGTCAAGCGTTAATTGCTGCCGATTTTGTTGAACACCAAGCCGAGCCATTACGCCGAGCCGCTGAAACTGGCATGGTGCTGCTGGCAATTTGTGGCGGCTATCAACTGCTCGGCCATTATTTTCTAACTCACACTGGCGAGAAGCTCCCAGGGATTGGCTTGTTGGATGTGCACACCGTTGGCAGCACCCAACGCCTGATTGGCAATTTGCTGATCGAAGCTAATTGGGGAACTGGCCGCCAAACTTTGGTTGGCTTTGAAAATCATAGTGGTGGAACCTTCCTCGGCAAGGGTGTAAAACCGTTGGGTAAGGTGCTCGCAGGCCACGGCAACAATGGCCAAGATGGCAGCGAAGGCGCAGTTTGGCAAAATGTGATTGGCTGCTATATGCATGGCTCATTGCTGCCCAAAAACCCACATTTCGCCGACCACTTGCTGGAGCTAGCCTTGCAACGCCGCCATGGCGCAAGCGCAACCCTCAGCCCACTTGACGATCAGTTGGAGCTAGCCGCACATAACACCATGGTCGAACGCCTTCAACATTAG
- a CDS encoding dolichyl-phosphate beta-glucosyltransferase produces MAPYLSVVIPAYNEARRLPQTLPLVLQFLNAQPWSWELLVVDDGSTDQTVALAEAACREFAQARVIQNPHRGKGYTVRTGMTQAIGDYVLFSDADLAVPMEEWPKLEAKLQQGYEIVIASREGAGASRIDEPFMRHLMGRVFNTIVRVLGIGKFQDTQCGFKVFSREASHDVFGRMRLYDDTTEAPKGAAVTAFDVEVLYLALRRGYRIAEVPVTWRYGEETKVDNIRDSWRNLRDVLKVRWNAISGQYRDVKPKNIEHRA; encoded by the coding sequence ATGGCCCCGTATCTTTCGGTGGTAATTCCAGCCTATAACGAAGCCCGCCGACTACCTCAGACCTTACCTTTAGTCTTGCAATTCCTCAATGCCCAACCATGGTCATGGGAGTTATTAGTGGTTGATGATGGTAGCACTGATCAAACAGTGGCACTGGCAGAGGCTGCTTGTCGTGAGTTCGCCCAAGCCCGCGTGATTCAAAACCCACATCGTGGCAAGGGCTATACTGTGCGCACTGGGATGACTCAAGCGATTGGTGATTATGTGCTTTTCTCCGATGCCGATTTGGCCGTGCCCATGGAAGAATGGCCCAAGCTTGAAGCCAAGCTCCAGCAAGGCTACGAGATTGTGATTGCTTCACGCGAAGGCGCAGGAGCTAGCCGCATTGATGAGCCATTTATGCGCCACTTGATGGGTCGGGTGTTTAATACCATTGTGCGGGTTTTGGGCATTGGTAAATTCCAAGATACCCAATGTGGTTTTAAGGTATTCAGTCGCGAAGCATCGCACGATGTTTTTGGGCGTATGCGGCTGTACGACGATACCACCGAAGCACCTAAGGGTGCGGCAGTTACCGCCTTTGATGTTGAGGTGTTGTATTTGGCCTTGCGGCGTGGCTACCGGATTGCCGAAGTACCCGTAACTTGGCGCTACGGCGAAGAAACCAAAGTCGATAATATCCGCGATTCTTGGCGCAACCTGCGTGATGTGCTCAAAGTACGCTGGAACGCGATCTCCGGCCAGTATCGTGATGTGAAACCTAAGAACATAGAACATAGAGCATAG
- a CDS encoding glucose 1-dehydrogenase → MTTFDLSGKVAIVTGASRGIGEAIAQHFAQAGAKVVVCARKLESLQTVADSINQAGGMALAMACHTGKREQVQAVVAQTLAEWGRIDIVVNNAATNPHFGPLLNSDAAQWDKTYEVNVKGYFWLIQAAAEAMQNQGGGSIINVASVAGLQPATAMGIYSISKAAVIAMTKQLAQELGPSNIRVNALAPGLIKTKFSSALWDNEDLNQKIVAGTPLGRIGTVDEVAAAALYLASDAAAFTTGTVMTMDGGSLVGGILG, encoded by the coding sequence ATGACGACATTCGATTTAAGTGGCAAGGTGGCAATTGTAACCGGTGCATCACGTGGAATTGGCGAGGCAATTGCCCAACATTTCGCCCAAGCCGGAGCCAAAGTCGTGGTTTGTGCCCGTAAATTGGAGAGCCTGCAAACCGTTGCTGATAGTATCAACCAAGCAGGTGGTATGGCGCTCGCCATGGCTTGTCATACTGGCAAGCGCGAACAGGTGCAGGCGGTAGTGGCGCAAACCTTGGCAGAATGGGGTCGCATCGATATTGTGGTTAATAATGCGGCTACCAACCCACACTTTGGCCCGTTGCTCAACTCCGATGCAGCCCAATGGGATAAAACCTATGAAGTCAATGTGAAAGGCTACTTTTGGTTGATCCAGGCGGCGGCTGAGGCCATGCAAAATCAAGGTGGTGGCTCGATCATCAATGTGGCCTCGGTGGCTGGCTTGCAACCTGCGACCGCGATGGGCATTTATAGTATTTCCAAGGCTGCCGTCATTGCCATGACCAAGCAGTTGGCCCAAGAATTAGGCCCAAGCAATATTCGGGTCAATGCCTTGGCTCCGGGCCTAATCAAAACTAAATTTAGCTCGGCCCTGTGGGATAACGAAGATCTGAATCAAAAAATTGTGGCTGGCACGCCCTTAGGTCGAATTGGCACGGTCGATGAGGTTGCTGCCGCTGCGCTGTATCTGGCGAGCGATGCTGCTGCTTTCACCACTGGCACAGTTATGACCATGGATGGCGGCAGTTTAGTCGGCGGAATTTTAGGTTAG
- a CDS encoding phage antirepressor N-terminal domain-containing protein, with protein MQHFYNSDLGQILALDPNQTYAAIPVICAMLEIPHASQIKRIKAHATLAAGLRQLKVPNLDGEDERQACLRIDLIPLWAAGLDPNSVSAEAAPIVQALSSEMASVLWQSFRPQAFETNDQLLPNRWEQTQAEVAYRGALAVANLTREQMLLERQLTADVEAREMGGMSAEIEANAVLLARTVRRVAQVVGERSRRNEYPAIFDGLYRQWGITTYRRMPHARLNEALAWLERWYGDALGEPEPMPDI; from the coding sequence ATGCAACATTTTTACAATAGCGATCTCGGCCAGATTCTTGCGCTTGATCCCAACCAAACCTACGCCGCAATTCCCGTGATTTGTGCCATGCTCGAAATTCCGCATGCGTCGCAGATCAAACGGATCAAAGCCCATGCGACGCTAGCAGCAGGCTTACGTCAACTAAAAGTACCCAACCTTGATGGCGAGGATGAACGTCAAGCCTGTTTGCGGATCGATTTGATTCCATTATGGGCGGCTGGGCTTGATCCCAACAGTGTCAGCGCCGAAGCTGCGCCAATTGTGCAAGCGCTGAGCAGCGAAATGGCCTCAGTACTTTGGCAGAGCTTTCGCCCACAAGCCTTTGAAACCAACGATCAACTATTACCCAATCGCTGGGAGCAAACTCAAGCTGAGGTGGCCTATCGCGGAGCCTTGGCCGTGGCCAACCTTACCCGTGAGCAAATGTTGCTTGAGCGCCAGCTGACCGCCGATGTTGAGGCTCGCGAAATGGGTGGAATGAGCGCCGAAATTGAAGCTAATGCGGTGTTGTTGGCTCGCACCGTTCGGCGAGTAGCGCAGGTGGTTGGTGAACGCTCTCGGCGCAACGAATACCCAGCAATTTTCGATGGCTTATATCGCCAATGGGGCATCACCACCTATCGCCGCATGCCGCATGCTCGGCTCAACGAAGCCCTTGCTTGGCTCGAACGCTGGTATGGCGATGCCCTTGGCGAACCTGAGCCAATGCCCGATATTTAA